A portion of the Pectobacterium brasiliense genome contains these proteins:
- a CDS encoding transcriptional regulator, with amino-acid sequence MQREDVLEHALTLLEQHGFATTTLDMLAERLGVPVEELTPFWPDREALLYDGLRHHSQQVDTWRRQLLLDDEKSIEQKLLARYQVLHESVNKQRYPGCLFIAACSFFPDINHPIHQIAEQQKLASYQYTRDLLEELETDDPEMVAQQMELILEGCLSNLLVKHQAASIATAQRLAEDVLRFALCRKNGALT; translated from the coding sequence ATGCAACGGGAAGATGTTCTTGAACATGCGCTTACTCTGCTGGAGCAGCACGGCTTTGCCACGACGACGCTGGATATGCTGGCGGAGAGGCTAGGCGTTCCGGTAGAGGAACTGACGCCATTCTGGCCGGATCGGGAAGCACTGCTGTACGACGGCCTGCGTCACCATAGCCAGCAGGTCGATACCTGGCGGCGTCAGCTTCTCTTGGACGACGAGAAAAGCATCGAGCAGAAGCTGCTGGCACGCTATCAGGTACTGCACGAGTCGGTGAACAAACAACGTTATCCGGGCTGCTTGTTTATTGCGGCGTGCAGCTTCTTTCCTGATATCAATCACCCTATCCACCAGATTGCGGAACAGCAGAAGCTGGCGTCTTACCAGTACACCCGCGATTTGCTGGAAGAGCTGGAAACTGACGATCCCGAAATGGTCGCACAGCAGATGGAATTGATTCTGGAAGGCTGCCTGAGCAACCTGCTGGTCAAGCATCAGGCCGCCAGCATCGCCACCGCCCAGCGGCTGGCAGAAGATGTTTTACGCTTTGCGCTGTGCCGCAAAAACGGCGCACTCACCTGA
- a CDS encoding helix-turn-helix domain-containing protein → MLPIRLKTARLRANLTQEKLGVLAGIEEATARSRISQYESGIHRPTFEMMCAFAKVLNVPECYFYTVDDDFAEVILKLHNGEIVQWRG, encoded by the coding sequence ATGCTGCCCATTCGCCTTAAAACTGCTCGCCTACGAGCAAATCTCACTCAAGAAAAGTTAGGCGTACTGGCTGGCATTGAAGAAGCCACCGCACGATCACGCATATCCCAATATGAAAGCGGTATACACCGCCCAACATTTGAGATGATGTGCGCGTTTGCTAAGGTGCTTAATGTGCCGGAATGTTATTTTTATACGGTTGATGATGATTTTGCTGAGGTTATTTTAAAGTTACATAATGGTGAAATAGTTCAGTGGAGAGGATAA
- a CDS encoding protein-disulfide reductase DsbD, with the protein MAQRIFTLIFLLWTAFGTPSVAASSFGQKLFGNSTTSRFLPVDGAFAFEFQQQDNQLNLRWDIHPDYYLYRAQIKIEGNGATLGKVELPQGESHNDEFFGQVFILRDRLALTVPIEQAENGATVKVTYQGCADAGFCYPPETRVVPLSQVLANSGTDTSNTASAQTPPPQTTPMPFSPWWALLIGIGVAFTPCVLPMYPLIASLVLGRKEQLTPRRTLLLSMTYVQGMALTYTLLGLVVAAAGLRFQAALQHPYILIGLSVMFVVLALSMFGLYTLQLPSSVQTRLTEWSNRQQGGSVTGVFCMGALAGLICSPCTTAPLSAILLYIAQSGNMLAGGGTLYLYALGMGLPLILVTLFGNKLLPRSGPWMQYVKEAFGFIILALPVFLLERILGETWGMRLWSTLGIAFFGWALMLTLRSSKGWMRGVQLLLLAGVVISAKPLQDWVFPPAGVAQAHTSALNFAPVANIADLNSALAKSAQPVMLDLYADWCVACKEFEKYTFSDPAVQNHLSRITLLQADVTANREEQNALLKKLQVLGLPTIVFFDAQGKEIPGSRVTGFMNAEQFQAHLQKFSP; encoded by the coding sequence ATGGCTCAACGCATCTTTACGCTGATTTTCCTGTTATGGACGGCTTTCGGCACACCCAGTGTGGCCGCCTCTTCTTTCGGTCAGAAACTGTTTGGCAACAGCACAACATCACGATTTCTGCCGGTCGATGGCGCTTTCGCCTTTGAGTTTCAGCAGCAGGATAACCAGCTCAACCTGCGCTGGGATATCCATCCCGATTACTACCTGTACCGCGCGCAAATCAAGATCGAAGGGAACGGTGCTACGCTTGGCAAGGTGGAGCTGCCACAGGGCGAAAGCCATAACGACGAATTCTTCGGTCAGGTCTTTATCCTGCGCGATCGGCTGGCGCTAACGGTTCCCATTGAACAGGCCGAAAACGGCGCGACCGTTAAAGTCACCTATCAAGGCTGCGCCGATGCCGGTTTCTGCTATCCGCCAGAGACGCGCGTCGTTCCACTCAGTCAGGTGCTGGCTAACTCAGGCACAGACACATCGAATACCGCATCAGCCCAAACGCCACCGCCACAGACTACGCCGATGCCGTTCTCGCCGTGGTGGGCGCTGTTGATTGGTATCGGCGTCGCCTTTACCCCTTGCGTCCTGCCGATGTACCCACTGATTGCCAGCCTGGTGCTGGGCAGAAAAGAACAGCTGACGCCGCGTCGAACGCTGCTGCTGTCGATGACCTACGTTCAAGGTATGGCACTGACCTACACGCTGCTTGGGCTGGTTGTCGCCGCCGCTGGATTACGCTTTCAGGCCGCGCTCCAGCATCCCTACATTCTGATTGGCCTGTCGGTGATGTTTGTCGTTCTGGCGCTGTCCATGTTTGGCCTGTATACGCTCCAGCTCCCGTCATCGGTACAAACCCGACTGACAGAGTGGAGCAACCGTCAGCAAGGCGGATCTGTTACTGGCGTATTCTGCATGGGCGCGCTGGCTGGGCTAATTTGTTCCCCCTGCACCACCGCGCCGCTCAGCGCCATCCTGCTTTATATCGCCCAAAGCGGCAACATGCTGGCAGGTGGCGGCACGCTTTATCTCTACGCGCTTGGCATGGGCTTACCGCTCATTCTGGTCACGCTGTTCGGCAACAAACTGCTGCCACGCAGCGGCCCGTGGATGCAGTACGTTAAGGAAGCGTTTGGTTTCATTATTCTGGCGCTGCCCGTCTTCTTGCTGGAACGCATTCTGGGCGAGACGTGGGGAATGCGGCTGTGGAGCACACTGGGTATCGCCTTCTTCGGCTGGGCGCTCATGCTGACGCTGCGCAGCAGCAAAGGCTGGATGCGTGGCGTACAGCTACTGCTGCTGGCAGGCGTGGTGATCAGCGCCAAGCCGCTGCAAGACTGGGTATTTCCTCCGGCTGGCGTGGCGCAAGCTCATACCTCAGCACTGAACTTCGCCCCTGTCGCCAATATTGCCGATCTTAACAGTGCGCTGGCAAAGAGCGCTCAGCCTGTTATGCTCGATCTTTACGCTGACTGGTGTGTTGCCTGCAAAGAGTTCGAGAAATACACGTTCAGCGACCCGGCGGTGCAAAACCATCTGTCGCGCATCACGCTGCTACAGGCGGACGTCACCGCTAACCGCGAAGAACAAAACGCGCTGCTGAAAAAGCTACAGGTTTTAGGGCTGCCGACCATCGTATTCTTTGACGCTCAGGGGAAAGAGATCCCCGGTTCGCGCGTCACCGGTTTTATGAATGCTGAACAATTTCAGGCACATTTACAGAAGTTCAGCCCATAA
- a CDS encoding helix-turn-helix domain-containing protein yields the protein MIDKDWHPADIIAGLRKKGTTLAAVSRASGLASSTLANALTRHWPKGERLIACALGKQPEEIWPSRYQGMNPNHGEGEA from the coding sequence ATGATTGATAAGGATTGGCATCCGGCAGACATTATTGCTGGCTTGAGGAAGAAAGGCACAACGCTGGCGGCGGTTTCAAGGGCATCTGGACTCGCGTCTTCAACACTTGCTAATGCGTTGACAAGACATTGGCCGAAAGGTGAGAGATTAATTGCTTGTGCATTGGGAAAGCAGCCGGAGGAGATCTGGCCGTCACGCTATCAAGGTATGAACCCGAATCATGGGGAAGGGGAGGCGTGA
- a CDS encoding helix-turn-helix domain-containing protein: MLPARLKTARLRAHLTQEKLGVLAGIEEETARSRVSQYEGGIHRPTFEMMCAFAKVLNVPECYFYTVNDDFAEMALGLYLKHQSHS; this comes from the coding sequence ATGCTTCCTGCTCGTCTCAAAACAGCGCGACTACGTGCTCACCTAACTCAGGAAAAATTAGGAGTTCTTGCAGGCATTGAGGAAGAAACTGCGCGTTCTCGCGTGTCTCAGTATGAAGGAGGAATACATCGTCCAACGTTTGAAATGATGTGCGCATTTGCAAAGGTGCTTAATGTGCCGGAATGCTACTTTTACACCGTTAACGATGATTTTGCTGAGATGGCTCTGGGGCTTTACCTTAAACATCAGAGTCATTCTTAA